One segment of Radiobacillus kanasensis DNA contains the following:
- a CDS encoding sirohydrochlorin chelatase, whose product MQAVLYVCHGSRRREAVDEAVDFVEKTMVNINVPIQEYCFLELANPWIPEGIERCIQRGATRIAIIPVLLLTATHAKKDIPKMVQETMKSYPEVKVSYGETLGVQQQLVDVLVKRIKEQNPPTTDMEILLVGRGSSDPNTLEDIQLISDMLSESMSVKSVEKCFLAAAEPKFGSFLARKVTFGSTNIVVVPYLLFTGMLMREINQTVRQLELHPEQKVTVCEYLGRHPNVCVALQNRVLEAIGEGDKRAEMA is encoded by the coding sequence GTGCAGGCAGTTTTATATGTTTGTCATGGCAGTCGGAGAAGAGAAGCAGTTGATGAAGCAGTCGACTTTGTTGAAAAAACAATGGTCAATATAAATGTTCCGATTCAAGAATATTGCTTTTTAGAACTAGCGAATCCATGGATTCCAGAAGGGATTGAAAGATGTATTCAAAGAGGGGCTACTAGAATCGCGATTATTCCCGTTTTACTGTTAACCGCTACCCATGCCAAAAAGGATATTCCAAAGATGGTTCAAGAAACGATGAAGTCCTATCCGGAAGTTAAGGTATCCTACGGGGAAACATTGGGCGTTCAGCAACAACTAGTAGATGTTCTGGTTAAGAGAATAAAAGAGCAAAATCCACCTACAACTGATATGGAAATTTTACTAGTAGGAAGGGGAAGTAGTGATCCAAATACATTAGAAGATATACAGCTTATTTCAGATATGCTTTCCGAATCCATGTCCGTAAAATCTGTTGAAAAATGCTTTCTTGCAGCTGCAGAACCTAAATTTGGATCTTTTCTTGCTAGAAAAGTTACATTCGGTTCCACAAATATTGTCGTAGTTCCCTATCTTCTTTTTACAGGTATGTTGATGAGAGAGATTAATCAGACTGTTCGTCAGTTAGAGCTGCATCCAGAACAAAAGGTAACGGTTTGTGAATATCTAGGCCGTCATCCAAATGTTTGTGTTGCCCTTCAGAACCGAGTTCTAGAGGCAATTGGGGAGGGGGATAAGCGTGCAGAAATGGCTTAA
- a CDS encoding anthranilate phosphoribosyltransferase yields the protein MQKWLKEVARGKKGSKDLSYEETKKIAEHILSGSASDAQIAGYLIAQRMKTEAPEELLAFVHVLQEERERIDIPKSLVANLIDFAGPYNGRNYFAATIPCSILLADFGIPAYLHSSDTLPPKFGVSVKDILISLGIETEGTTDQVAHSLQQTNLAFVWTEKFSKGLTALRSIREEIGVRTLLNTAEKLLNIPNASSLMMGAFHRTAIQKIYPILSKLSYDRIFIVQGLEGSEDVPVHRNSFVYRINQDLMEHFLVKPEEYGLLNKEFDKTKKISVQEQKQIIESILSGEKRCEYTYYYNQVVLNTAIRYYLFGASRSIEEGIDIAKDQLQNKRGLDILNRWKNQNERKSVSISS from the coding sequence GTGCAGAAATGGCTTAAAGAGGTGGCAAGAGGAAAGAAAGGTTCAAAGGACTTAAGTTATGAGGAAACGAAAAAGATCGCCGAGCACATTCTATCTGGTTCAGCGAGTGACGCCCAAATTGCTGGTTATCTTATTGCTCAGAGGATGAAGACAGAAGCACCGGAGGAATTGCTGGCCTTTGTTCATGTGCTTCAGGAAGAAAGGGAAAGGATAGATATACCTAAATCCTTGGTTGCTAACTTAATAGATTTTGCTGGTCCATACAATGGAAGAAATTACTTCGCTGCGACTATTCCATGCTCGATCCTTCTAGCAGACTTTGGCATTCCAGCTTATCTACATAGTAGTGATACTCTACCACCTAAATTTGGTGTTTCTGTTAAGGATATTTTAATTTCTTTGGGCATAGAAACTGAAGGTACTACAGATCAAGTTGCACATTCACTCCAACAGACGAACTTAGCCTTTGTCTGGACAGAAAAATTTTCAAAAGGACTGACGGCATTAAGGTCTATTCGAGAAGAAATTGGGGTCAGAACACTGCTTAACACGGCGGAGAAACTATTAAATATCCCGAATGCAAGCTCTCTTATGATGGGAGCTTTTCATAGAACCGCAATTCAAAAAATTTACCCAATACTAAGTAAGTTATCCTATGACCGAATTTTTATCGTACAAGGCTTGGAAGGGTCAGAGGACGTACCCGTTCATCGAAATAGTTTTGTCTACCGTATTAACCAAGATTTGATGGAACATTTTTTAGTGAAGCCAGAGGAATATGGGCTACTTAACAAGGAATTTGATAAGACTAAAAAAATTTCTGTGCAAGAGCAGAAGCAGATTATCGAATCTATTTTAAGTGGAGAAAAACGATGCGAATATACGTATTATTACAATCAGGTTGTACTTAATACGGCTATCCGCTATTATTTGTTTGGCGCTTCTCGGTCAATAGAGGAAGGAATAGATATCGCCAAGGACCAGTTGCAGAATAAACGAGGGCTAGATATACTCAATCGTTGGAAGAATCAAAATGAAAGAAAGAGTGTATCCATATCAAGTTAA
- a CDS encoding RNA polymerase sigma factor: MEPKKMRERVKDWYHQYSNDIYNFAFFMTGQHDNAKDIVQETFLRAYTEGHTFKGGNVKSWLFRIAHNFTIDCLRKQRPVAFYLDPILPIKSIEPTPEQLLLLNEQEKYLFKALLNIRNNYRDVIILRKIKEFSIRETSEILGWSESKVKVTLFRGLKTLRSELKKEGFNSEVT; encoded by the coding sequence TTGGAGCCAAAGAAAATGAGGGAACGTGTTAAAGATTGGTATCATCAGTATAGCAATGATATTTATAATTTTGCTTTTTTTATGACTGGTCAACATGACAACGCGAAAGATATTGTGCAGGAAACATTCTTGCGAGCTTACACAGAGGGACATACCTTTAAAGGTGGGAATGTTAAAAGCTGGTTATTTCGAATTGCACATAATTTCACGATAGATTGTTTAAGAAAGCAAAGGCCCGTAGCTTTTTATTTAGACCCGATCCTACCTATAAAATCCATCGAACCAACCCCAGAACAACTTCTTTTATTGAATGAACAAGAAAAATATTTGTTTAAAGCATTATTGAATATAAGAAACAACTATAGAGATGTAATTATATTGAGGAAAATTAAGGAGTTTTCCATAAGAGAAACCTCTGAGATACTTGGATGGTCAGAAAGTAAAGTGAAAGTCACTCTGTTTAGGGGATTAAAGACATTAAGGTCTGAATTGAAAAAGGAGGGTTTTAATAGTGAAGTCACATGA